The DNA sequence TCGCACGTCCCCGTCCAGCCCGAGCGCGTCAAGAAACCGAGTCACCGCTTCGCGTGAGGACCAGTTCGCCCTGGCACGCTCCTTGGAGCGTTGCCCCATCGCCACCCTCTCGTCCGCCGGAGCCACAAACGCACGCCGCAAGGCCTCGGTATACGCTGCGGCGTCATCAACATCCAAAGACCAACCGTTGACCCCTTCCTCCAACGCCTCGTAATAATTGCCCGCCCGCGTGGTCAGTGCAACGGGCAAGCCGCTGTGCAGCGCCTCGACCACTGACAACGGATTGGGATCATGCCGCGACGGCAACAGAAACAGATCCGACGCCGCATAATATTTCGGCATCTCGGCGTAAGGCACATAATCACGAATCTCGACCGTACCGGACAAACCCCGCTTGGCAATCCTCGTCAGCAGCTCCTCGCGCAGCGAACCCTGCCCAAAAATGACAATCTTCCATCCGGCTAACGCCGCGCTCGGCAGCCTCTCGACCAGTTCCTGAAGGCCTTTCACCCGTTCCAGCCGCGCCGGGCAGATACAGATTTTATCCGCCTCCGACTCGCCCAAGAGCACACGCCGGGCTGCCCTGATCTCAGCAGGTTCCCAAGCCTCACGCGGGCTGAAGCGCCGCTCATCAACCAAGTTTGGCAAGAGTACCGGCTCCGGCATCCGCCAGCGGGTTCTCGTCTGGTGCAGGGCGACATACTCCACGGCGGAACGCCCCGGAACCGCGATTCGCTCACAATGCTTGAAAACCCACCGCTTATACCGACCCAGAAGGCCGTCCAACCGCCCCGGGGTCGCCGTATTCCCCTCCGACCAGGCGACCTTCAGCCGGCTGTGGACCGTCGTTGCGACGATCGCGCTTGTGATCGTGTCAAAGGTGCTGCCGATCACAAGCACCTCCGGCGGATCACGCCAAAGGCGGGCGATCAGGCCAGGGTTCAGGTGGAACGATCGGACGCCACACCCCGACCAGTAACGGTGTGGGAACCGTACGGTCGGGTTGCGCCACGCCGACGGCCGTGCAGCATGACCACGCGACAGAAAGTGAACGAAGAACTCGATGCCCCTGGCATCCAAAGCCTCAGCCATCACCTCAAAGAGGTGCAACCGGTAGGGGCTCGGAATGTTCTGGATGACCTCGATCCTTCTGTTACGCGACGCCGCCATGTGAACGCTCTTTCATCCATCCGAGCAGACGGGATGCCTGCCGTTCCCAGAGTTTATTCGCGGTAAACCAGTCACGCACTCGATCACGGAACTCGGTCCGCCGCTCCAGACCCCAAGCCAGCACGTCGGTGATCGCCGCCGCGAACGCACGCGGGTCCTCATCGGAAACCACCTGCAACAGGCCACGATAATCTGGATGGAAACTGTCGATCCATGTGCTG is a window from the Lentisphaerota bacterium genome containing:
- a CDS encoding glycosyltransferase family 4 protein, translating into MAASRNRRIEVIQNIPSPYRLHLFEVMAEALDARGIEFFVHFLSRGHAARPSAWRNPTVRFPHRYWSGCGVRSFHLNPGLIARLWRDPPEVLVIGSTFDTITSAIVATTVHSRLKVAWSEGNTATPGRLDGLLGRYKRWVFKHCERIAVPGRSAVEYVALHQTRTRWRMPEPVLLPNLVDERRFSPREAWEPAEIRAARRVLLGESEADKICICPARLERVKGLQELVERLPSAALAGWKIVIFGQGSLREELLTRIAKRGLSGTVEIRDYVPYAEMPKYYAASDLFLLPSRHDPNPLSVVEALHSGLPVALTTRAGNYYEALEEGVNGWSLDVDDAAAYTEALRRAFVAPADERVAMGQRSKERARANWSSREAVTRFLDALGLDGDVR